Proteins from one Malassezia vespertilionis chromosome 2, complete sequence genomic window:
- a CDS encoding 3-hydroxybutyryl-CoA dehydrogenase (EggNog:ENOG503NVKS; COG:I), which yields MGEGIAFVSAVFVRAPQVLVYDVNATQVDKAIRSIKLQVEKMYKRRMIDKSTADAACNSVKPVYSLEELAKGDAPDFVIEAATENLELKLQLFTELAKLLPLNTVLASNTSSLSLTDLASAAARGARPEDAASSAARVVGIHFFNPVAVMRLIEVVPALQTSKEVIECAFVYAKACKKTPVLCVDTPGFIVNRINIVSLREAILMYESKAASLDDIDRSMQYGMGHRLGPLRLADFIGLDTAKSNGNKYWENLDEQPGRTRWVDFREHDFDSSQLDPIWHAWVSYIRAVPPSVDQSLGHFVHDWQLYDWMPQIATREG from the exons ATGGGCGAGGGTATCGCTTTTGTAAGCGCCGtttttgtgcgcgcaccgcagGTGCTCGTCTATGATGTGAATGCAACACAGGTCGACAAAGCCATTCGCTCAATAAAATTGCAGGTGGAAAAGATgtacaagcgccgcatgaTTGACAAATCTACCGCTGATGCTGCGTGTAACAGCGTTAAGCCAGTATATTCATTGGAAGAGCTCGCCAAGGGCGACGCACCGGACTTTGTCATCGAGGCGGCTACAGAGAACTTGGAGCTCAAGCTGCAGCTATTTACAGAGCTAGCAAAATTGCTGCCACTAAACACTGTCTTGGCGAGCAATACTTCTTCGCTTTCTCTCACAGACCTCGCCTCCGCAGCCGCACGCGGTGCACGCCCTGAAGAtgccgcaagcagcgccgcgcgtgtggTTGGCATCCACTTCTTCAACCCAGTGGCGGTAATGCGCTTGATTGAGGTTGTGCCTGCTTTGCAGACGAGCAAGGAGGTGATTGAGTGTGCGTTTGTCTATGCAAAGGCATGCAAAAAGACTCCCGTGCTTTGTGTGGACACGCCGGGCTTTATCGTGAACCGCATCAACATTGTGTCTTTGCGCGAAGCGATTCTCATGTACGAGTCAAAAGCCGCATCACTTGATGACATAGATCGGAGCATGCAGTATGGCATGGGACACAGGCTCGGGCCcctgcgccttgccgaCTTCATCGGATTGGATACGGCCAAATC CAACGGCAACAAATACTGGGAAAACCTGGACGAGCAGCCTGGCCGTACGCGCTGGGTGGACTTCCGGGAGCACGACTTTGATTCTTCACAGCTGGACCCGATCTGGCACGCATGGGTGAGCTATATTCGCGCTGTTCCGCCGAGCGTTGACCAATCGCTCGGTCACTTTGTCCACGACTGGCAGTTG TACGACTGGATGCCCCAGATTGCAACACGAGAGGGCTAA
- a CDS encoding uncharacterized protein (EggNog:ENOG503P426; BUSCO:EOG0926506Z; COG:S): protein MSNTFDPNKAENLPEIEKQIAVHCVEQAQTYWNLLEKVKASKLRITKYDDEIMADFEAMLPEVYNDDNKVRLIDENAMKSPEGKKVWREFITKYEKRIADYNFGTLIRTDASGEYTQTNTIFLTRFQFYVYEILRNHRGMNDWVWEQEKKKKEQAQAA from the exons ATGTCCAACACCTTTGATCCAAACAAAGCGGAAAACCTTCCAGAGATTGAGAAGCAGATTGCTGTGCACTGTGTAGAGCAGGCACAAACCTACTGGAACCTATTGGAGAAGGTGAAAGCATCAAAGCTGCGCATTACCAA GTACGATGATGAGATCATGGCAGATTTTGAGGCGATGCTTCCAGAAGTATACAATGATGATAATAAGGTTCGCCTGATTGACGAAAACGCAATGAAAAGTCCCGAGGGCAAGAAGGTCTGGCGCGAGTTTATTACTAAGTACGAAAAGAGGA TTGCCGACTATAACTTTGGCACATTGATTCGCACAGATGCATCGGGAGAGTACACGCAGACCAACACGATCTTTT TGACCCGCTTTCAGTTCTACGTGTATGAAATTTTGCGCAACCATCGCGGCATGAACGACTGGGTATGGGAGCAAGAGAAAAAGAAGAAGGAGCAGGCACAAGCGGCGTAG
- a CDS encoding uncharacterized protein (COG:E; MEROPS:MER0033254; EggNog:ENOG503NVJ7), with amino-acid sequence MCGIALLASHAGETHGLSWDALMDVIGMRGPDACAQEEHRLEDKHVRIGASVLGLCGSSVALQPMHASAAPHLVFLWSGEIFSTLDGDFDREKNDGTWIFAQIVQRVAAGNVCSAIVQTLAGVEGPYAYILLDLAAQCVYYGRDPLGRRSLLLHLSDVVCLASAVCMDTEDIVFEEVPCSTLWQLSVRGDNVPKPCPRDSPFATRLLLHESLVQKPAQIDAPLDALRAVLEASISERVTHIRTADGQTLASAHVAVLFSGGLDCTVLAALATQYINSSQPIDLINVAFENPRAHAAACERTKDSTAAVYAADRYAVPDRQTARKSVAELRNIYPSRRWNLVEVNVSYATYLSHIQTIQRLLHPNDSVMDLSIGAALLFAARGAGFVDGVPYTTPARVLLSGLGADELLAGYARHRHAFERRGDDALRAELQLDLDRLPTRNLGRDDRIIGAQGREARYPYLARRVLALLCALPISTKADFRTHAKGLGDKSLLRELALTLGMHHAAYLPKRAIQFGARSAKLDAQAARQKGNTKLALP; translated from the exons ATGTgcggcattgcgctgcttgcgagcCATGCTGGAGAGACGCATGGGTTATCATGGGATGCACTCATGGATGTGATAGGAATGCGAG GGCCCGACGCGTGTGCACAGGAGGAGCACCGTTTAGAAGACAAGCATGTTCGGATTGGCGCTTCCGTGCTCGGGCTTTGCGGTAGCAGCGTGGCGCTGCAACCGATGCATGCGTCCGCAGCACCACATCTTGTATTCCTTTGGAGCGGCGAGATTTTTTCCACACTTGATGGCGATTTCGATCGCGAGAAAAATGATGGCACATGGATTTTTGCGCAGATTGTGCAGCGGGTTGCAGCAGGTAATGTGTGCTCGGCAATTGTACAGACACTGGCCGGTGTCGAAGGCCCATACGCATATATATTACTTGAT CTTGCGGCACAATGCGTATATTATGGCCGGGACCCGCTCGGACGACGCTCCTTGTTGCTGCATTTGTCGGACGTGGTTTGCCTTGCGTCGGCCGTGTGCATGGACACGGAAGATATTGTATTTGAAGAAGTCCCATGCAGCACATTGTGGCAGCTTTCCGTGCGTGGGGACAATGTGCCTAAACCTTGTCCCCGCGATTCTCCGTTTGCTACAAGGCTGCTTTTGCACGAGTCGCTCGTCCAGAAGCCCGCACAGATAGATGCTCCCTTGGATGCACTGAGGGCTGTACTGGAGGCCAGTATTTCGGAGCGTGTCACGCATATACGCACAGCAGACGG ACAAACGCTTGCTTCTGCGCACGTAGCCGTCCTTTTTTCTGGCGGTCTGGACTGCACAGTGCTTGCCGCACTTGCGACGCAGTACATCAATTCATCACAGCCGATTGATTTGATCAATGTCGCGTTTGAAAACCCacgcgcacacgccgcggcgtgcgaaCGTACAAAAGATTCGACGGCTGCGGTCTACGCTGCGGATCGGTACGCGGTCCCAGATCGGCAAaccgcgcgaaaaagcgTTGCAGAGCTCCGGAACATATACCCATCGCGACGCTGGAACTTGGTGGAAGTCAATGTTTCGTACGCGACCTACCTGTCGCATATCCAAACCATTCAACGGCTCTTGCACCCCAACGACAGTGTCATGGACCTcagcatcggcgcggcatTGCTCTTTGCCGCACGGGGAGCCGGATTTGTAGACGGTGTACCATATACCACACCTGCACGCGTCCTGCTTTCGGGCCTGGGCGCTGACGAGCTTTTGGCTGGCTATGCACGGCATAGACACGCTTTTGAGCGTCgcggcgacgacgcgctccgtgcGGAGCTGCAGCTTGACTTGGACCGACTTCCGACTCGCAATTTAGGCCGTGATGATCGCATCATTGGTGCACAAGGACGTGAGGCGCGATATCCCTATTTGGCACGACGCGTCCTTGCATTGTTATGTGCGCTCCCGATCTCTACAAAGGCCGATTTTAGGACACATGCCAAAGGGCTCGGCGACAagtcgctgctgcgtgaGCTTGCACTTACCTTAGGAATGCACCATGCTGCTTATCTGCCCAAACGTGCGATCCAgtttggcgcacgcagTGCCAAGCTGgacgcgcaagctgcgcgccagaAAGGGAACACCAAGTTGGCCTTGCCATAA
- the MSS1 gene encoding mitochondrial splicing system protein (EggNog:ENOG503NUT7; COG:J), whose product MLRISGPDAYHVFTQLGGKKQLVPRHATLTNLRHPTSSDILDRALVLWFPRTHSFTGEPVIELHLHGGPAVVRDVLQSLTELRDIPSLRPALPGEFTRRAFEHGRMDLNSCEALDTLLRAETSTQRRLAISAGHGQQAAMYTGLREQLLDAMVRIEAMLDFSDEDGIDASLWDHACATVQAMRSRLQKALPDAAGKRRQFQEVVMDGAHLALYGKPNAGKSSLLNRLTRRDAAIVSSEPGTTRDIVEVAVELDGYRVFIADTAGVRRGGGPIERLGMDRTRVLKALGALQEAARDDMPYFIYLNKMDTLGDAPRHSDRQGELCYVWSGSVYDDQGIDKMLEDIGARLAALYDNDASETPLVTQVRHAHLLQSVLSSLDTFAAHHINTGNPDITLAAEELRYAANLFGQLTGETLSSDEILGAIFARFCIGK is encoded by the exons ATGCTTCGCATTTCCGG CCCAGATGCGTACCATGTTTTCACACAGCTTGGCGGCAAAAAGCAACTAGTACCACGCCATGCAACGCTCACAAACCTACGGCACCCCACATCCTCTGATATTTTGGAtcgtgcgcttgtgctATGGTTCCCTCGAACCCACTCTTTCACAGGCGAGCCAGTCATCGAGCTGCATTTGCATGGCGGCCCCGCGGTTGTGCGTGACGTGTTGCAATCACTTACTGAGCTCCGCGACATTCCATCATTGCGCCCCGCTCTTCCTGGTGAGTTTACAAGACGTGCGTTTGAGCATGGGCGCATGGACCTGAACTCGTGCGAAGCGCTTGATACGCTACTTCGTGCTGAAACaagcacgcagcgccgtctcgCCATCTCTGCTGGCCATGGACAGCAAGCAGCCATGTACACAGGGCTGCGTGAACAACTACTTGATGCAATGGTCCGAATAGAGGCTATGCTGGATTTTAGTGACGAAGATGGTATTGATGCTTCGCTCTGGGACCACGCCTGTGCAACAGTGCAGGCTATGCGCTCGCGTCTTCAGAAAGCGCTTCCCGATGCGGCTGGAAAGCGGCGGCAATTCCAGGAAGTTGTGATGGATGGTGCACATCTTGCTCTATACGGAAAGCCCAACGCTGGCAAATCATCGTTGCTGAATCGTTTGACaaggcgcgacgccgcaaTTGTGTCGTCCGAGCCGGGGACGACGCGCGATATTGTCGAAGTTGCAGTCGAGCTCGATGGTTACCGTGTATTCATTGCCGACACTGCTGGTGTTCGGCGCGGTGGCGGGCCCATTGAACGACTCGGTATGGACCGCACAAGAG TATTGAAGGCGCTCGGTGCACTGCAGGAAGCCGCGCGAGACGACATGCCGTATTTCATCTACTTAAACAAGATGGACACGCTGGGtgatgcaccgcgccattCCGATCGGCAAGGTGAGCTGTGTTATGTATGGAGCGGCAGTGTGTATGATGACCAAGGCATTGATAAGATGCTCGAGGACATCGGCGCTCGGCTTGCTGCTCTATACGACAACGATGCAAGTGAGACGCCGCTCGTGACGCAAGTGCGACATGCGCACCTCTTACAATCGGTGCTTAGCTCGCTCGATAcctttgcagcgcaccataTCAACACAGGAAATCCAGATATAACGCTTGCGGCAGAAGAGCTGCGTTACGCGGCAAACTTGTTTGGCCAACTCACTGGCGAGACGCTAAGCTCGGACGAAATCCTGGGTGCAATCTTTGCCCGATTCTGTATAGGGAAATAA
- a CDS encoding uncharacterized protein (EggNog:ENOG503P97S; TransMembrane:2 (i61-80o92-115i)): MTSLLRRPVAHAGVYATRFRLAPRRSMLNLSRRMYSTEEQKTGIAAMYVGSMRVLYYRLKLFSLSTLSVASVFAPLFVLWPSSIETVGRIGIAATTLAASGTSTALISWIGAPYVGHMTLRRSSPNATPMHYLSDGTNMLLLDDSPSDPKVHASEPYILELATLDWRMRSLKTTVYSPSLLRKTERAFASWELPPSPPPLLLDQGVDQRDSYTVSKLVAETVDVSGGKVRGRWWARWRVDPNDDQATECAGTCEAEGTPVRYFFVDESRLGDDWRVIQ, translated from the coding sequence ATGACAagtctgctgcgccgtccaGTTGCACACGCAGGCGTGTATGCGACACGCTTCCGGCTTGCGCCCCGTCGTTCTATGCTGAATCTTTCTAGGCGCATGTATAGTACAGAGGAGCAGAAAACGGGGATTGCCGCAATGTATGTCGGCTCGATGCGTGTGCTGTACTATCGCCTAAAGCTCTTCTCCTTATCGACACTCAGTGTGGCCAGTGTGTTTGCACCTCTGTTTGTGCTATGGCCCAGTAGTATTGAGACGGTAGGTCGTATTGGGATCGCTGCAACGACACTCGCTGCTAGTGGTACCAGTACAGCGCTGATTTCATggatcggcgcgccatACGTCGGCCACATGACCCTGCGCAGATCCAGCCCGAATGCAACGCCGATGCACTACTTGTCGGACGGGACCAATATGCTCTTGCTTGATGACAGCCCCAGCGATCCCAAAGTCCACGCAAGCGAGCCGTATATTCTGGAGCTGGCGACGCTTGATTggcggatgcgctcgctgAAAACCACCGTGTATTCTCCTtcgctcttgcgcaagacggAGCGTGCATTTGCTAGCTGGGAACTTCCCCCGTCGCCGCCACCATTACTGCTTGATCAGGGAGTTGATCAAAGAGATTCGTACACAGTCTCCAAGCTTGTTGCTGAGACGGTAGATGTCTCGGGTGGAAAGGTTCGTGGTCGTTGGTGGGCACGTTGGCGTGTAGATCCGAACGACGATCAAGCAACGGAGTGCGCGGGCACTTGCGAGGCGGAAGGCACGCCTGTGCGCTACTTTTTCGTCGACGAGTCGAGACTGGGGGATGATTGGCGTGTGATCCAATAG